In Clupea harengus unplaced genomic scaffold, Ch_v2.0.2, whole genome shotgun sequence, the genomic stretch GCGGTTTGTGATTTGTATGTTTGGCTGTGCCGATTGTTGCTAGCCTGATACTTAGACGCTTTGTGTACTGCTTCCGAAGATTGCTAACTAACGTGTTAGCAGGTTAGCGCAGCACCGCCAAACTAATAATTTGTCTTCAGACAAAACATTCAAGGATTTCTCAACTTTATCAGTTTGGCGGTTTACGTTTGGCCTAAAGAACTATTTAGCCGTGTATGGTCAGCTGAATGTTGACCGGAGGGATCAGGGTGGGTCTTTCGAGATAGCCAAGCCCGACTTGTATGGCTTTTGTGGTATGCTTTGACTAGACCAAAAAGTAGCTGCAACGTGTTTTACTAACATAGCCTTGCCTTACGTGGAGTTCATTTGGCGAAAATAAACTTGACAAGGCAAATTGGTGCTGATATGGATGACAAACGTAAAAACAACGCAACCCCTCAAGGCAGCAGCAGTGAATCCAGCGGCAACAGCCCCGCATCACCTGCAAGCCCATCGCATGGAGATGGAAAAGCAGCAGGGGCCAACGCATTCGCCAACGACGGTAGCTTCATGGAATTATTCAAGAAGAAGATGGAAGCGGAGCGAAGGAAAAAGGAATCGGGGCAAGCCAGCTGCTCCGAAAGTACTGCTGATCAAGGACAGTCGACTGTGGAAAAGAGGACG encodes the following:
- the trir gene encoding telomerase RNA component interacting RNase, which codes for MDDKRKNNATPQGSSSESSGNSPASPASPSHGDGKAAGANAFANDGSFMELFKKKMEAERRKKESGQASCSESTADQGQSTVEKRTSSVASFVGKRRGGAKLTLKTGVVAKKQKSDPEYEGKGDAWTSYMAEVKKYKAHQCGDDDKTRPLVK